In Brevibacillus brevis NBRC 100599, a single genomic region encodes these proteins:
- a CDS encoding chemotaxis protein CheD, whose protein sequence is MEIIKIGMADLGVAKPPSKLRTTGLGSCVGVVLYDHIHKIAGMAHVMLPESSLAKGGELTIGKYADTAIPHLIQLMVKAGAETRHTVAKLAGGAQMFAFLGNNDTMRIGPRNVEACKLALKDAHIKIVAEDTGGNCGRTIELDATNGILQIRTVNQGVKEV, encoded by the coding sequence ATGGAGATTATTAAGATAGGGATGGCTGATCTCGGTGTGGCAAAGCCGCCGAGCAAGCTACGTACTACCGGTTTAGGTTCTTGCGTAGGGGTAGTGCTCTACGATCATATCCATAAAATTGCAGGGATGGCACATGTTATGCTCCCTGAATCGTCTTTGGCTAAAGGCGGGGAGTTAACGATAGGCAAATATGCGGATACAGCAATCCCTCATCTGATTCAGTTGATGGTGAAGGCTGGTGCGGAGACCAGACACACAGTTGCGAAATTGGCTGGTGGCGCACAAATGTTCGCATTTTTAGGGAATAATGACACCATGCGGATTGGGCCTCGGAATGTAGAGGCGTGCAAACTTGCATTGAAGGATGCTCATATAAAGATCGTGGCAGAAGATACAGGGGGAAACTGCGGTCGGACAATAGAGTTAGATGCCACAAACGGCATTCTTCAAATCAGGACCGTAAATCAAGGTGTGAAGGAAGTATAA
- a CDS encoding FliA/WhiG family RNA polymerase sigma factor has product MARLTSQEKAKEFDKWVMWKQEGSREAEVDLITRFLPLVDKVANRLAINLPANVDKDDLISYGRFGLLDALAKFDHTRGLQFETYAMWRIRGAMIDGLRENDWIPRTVRDKAKKIEEAYTTLEQQMLRMPTDQEVSDYLGISKKELQQVFLETSLASMVSIDEAVGDEDEQKTARHSYIIDELTPRPDNVAEVSSLKEVLVTVIDKLPEKERLVISLFYFEEMTLSEIAEIMSLSPSRISQLHSKALFRLRSALSRWKSQLM; this is encoded by the coding sequence GTGGCACGGCTAACCAGTCAAGAAAAAGCAAAAGAGTTCGATAAATGGGTCATGTGGAAGCAAGAGGGAAGTCGGGAGGCCGAGGTTGACTTGATCACGCGTTTTTTGCCACTGGTAGATAAGGTGGCAAATCGGTTGGCAATTAATCTGCCAGCCAATGTGGACAAGGATGACTTGATTAGTTATGGGCGCTTTGGGCTATTGGACGCTTTGGCTAAATTCGATCATACCCGGGGTCTCCAATTTGAGACGTACGCCATGTGGAGGATTCGTGGTGCAATGATCGATGGACTACGCGAGAACGACTGGATCCCTCGTACTGTTCGGGACAAGGCCAAAAAAATCGAAGAAGCATACACCACCTTGGAACAGCAAATGCTGCGAATGCCAACCGATCAAGAAGTGTCTGATTATCTGGGAATAAGCAAAAAGGAGCTTCAACAGGTTTTCTTGGAAACCTCTCTTGCCAGCATGGTTTCTATCGATGAGGCAGTAGGGGATGAAGATGAACAAAAAACAGCAAGACATTCGTATATCATCGACGAGCTCACACCTCGCCCTGATAACGTGGCGGAAGTATCCAGCTTAAAAGAGGTTCTTGTAACGGTCATCGATAAGTTGCCTGAAAAGGAACGACTGGTTATCTCCTTGTTTTATTTTGAAGAAATGACCTTATCAGAAATTGCGGAAATCATGAGCTTGTCACCTTCAAGAATATCCCAGTTGCACTCCAAAGCTCTTTTCCGACTTCGCTCTGCGTTGTCCAGATGGAAATCGCAATTGATGTGA
- a CDS encoding chemotaxis protein CheC → MGDFTKFGDFQFDVLREIGNIGAGHAATALSKLIQKEIDMKVPQVKIISFDEVADFVGGAETVVVTVFLRVEGDCPGNMFFILDLESAKHLLEQITGINKDVYEWEELEISALHEIGNILTGSYLSSLADFTRLNLQPSVPALAVDMAGAILSYGLIALGQAGDFALTIDTAFFEGNDQVKGNFFLIPDPESLPILFRSLGVPFDGDY, encoded by the coding sequence ATGGGCGATTTTACGAAGTTTGGGGATTTCCAATTTGACGTTTTACGGGAAATCGGGAACATCGGTGCTGGTCACGCTGCCACTGCTCTCTCCAAGCTCATACAAAAAGAAATCGATATGAAAGTTCCACAAGTCAAGATTATCTCCTTCGACGAAGTGGCAGATTTTGTAGGAGGAGCGGAAACTGTAGTAGTGACCGTCTTCCTCCGGGTTGAAGGCGATTGTCCAGGTAACATGTTTTTTATCCTTGATCTGGAGTCTGCCAAGCACCTGCTCGAACAAATTACAGGAATTAATAAAGATGTGTACGAGTGGGAAGAGTTGGAGATCTCGGCGCTGCATGAGATTGGCAACATCTTAACAGGTTCTTATTTATCATCGTTAGCTGATTTTACACGCTTAAATTTACAGCCGTCCGTACCTGCACTCGCTGTGGATATGGCTGGAGCTATTCTAAGTTACGGATTAATAGCGTTGGGTCAAGCGGGTGACTTTGCCCTCACGATTGACACCGCTTTTTTCGAAGGCAATGATCAAGTAAAAGGGAACTTTTTCTTAATTCCTGATCCTGAATCGCTCCCAATACTATTTCGTTCATTAGGGGTTCCGTTCGATGGAGATTATTAA